One Algibacter sp. L3A6 genomic region harbors:
- a CDS encoding GNAT family N-acetyltransferase, translating to MISIKGTNSNNLDFQKLVEALDIDLVAYYKEEKQFYGKLNNIDEIKYAVVAYDENNNPIGCGGIKAFSEDEVEVKRMFVPFESRGKGVAKLILEALEDWSVELGFKKCILETLKKKPYAIRFYEKNNYHAIPNFGDYVKAENSICFAKNLK from the coding sequence ATGATAAGTATAAAAGGAACAAATTCTAATAATTTAGATTTTCAAAAACTTGTTGAGGCTTTGGATATTGATTTAGTTGCTTACTATAAAGAGGAAAAACAGTTTTACGGAAAGCTTAATAATATTGATGAAATTAAGTATGCTGTTGTGGCTTATGATGAAAATAATAACCCTATTGGATGTGGGGGAATTAAAGCTTTTTCGGAAGATGAAGTTGAGGTTAAGCGGATGTTTGTGCCTTTTGAATCTAGAGGTAAAGGTGTTGCTAAATTGATTTTAGAAGCCTTAGAAGATTGGAGTGTAGAATTAGGTTTTAAAAAATGTATTCTTGAAACTTTAAAAAAGAAACCTTATGCTATCAGGTTTTATGAGAAAAATAATTACCATGCTATTCCTAATTTTGGTGATTATGTAAAAGCCGAAAATAGTATCTGCTTCGCTAAAAATTTAAAATAG
- a CDS encoding pseudouridine synthase encodes MNRNQGTSGKGKPSGRGNQGEAKKGVARGGEGGKSKSFSRGNAPIKKGNPAPKKASNPDEIRLNKYIANSGICSRREADDHIAIGLVTVNGKVITEMGYKVKVADEVRYDGARINPEKKAYVLLNKPKGFATTTSEGKGRTVMDLVANSTSSRIKPIGRLGRNSKGLILFTNDDAIAAKFTNSKHGVPRLFHIELDKNLKLEDLKKIQAGFKIDGKLIEVEEISYIDNASKKEIGLKIKNTGNTIIRSIFDYIKYEIVTLDCVAIGHLTKKDIPRGSWKHLTEQELNTLKML; translated from the coding sequence ATGAACAGAAATCAAGGAACAAGCGGAAAAGGGAAACCTTCAGGAAGAGGTAATCAAGGTGAAGCTAAAAAAGGCGTTGCTAGAGGAGGCGAAGGCGGAAAAAGTAAAAGTTTTTCTAGAGGAAATGCACCTATTAAAAAGGGAAACCCTGCACCTAAAAAAGCGAGTAATCCTGATGAAATTAGACTAAACAAATACATTGCAAATTCTGGTATATGCTCTCGTCGTGAGGCTGATGATCATATTGCTATTGGTTTAGTAACCGTTAACGGTAAAGTAATTACCGAAATGGGATATAAAGTTAAGGTTGCAGACGAAGTTCGTTATGATGGTGCACGTATAAACCCTGAGAAAAAAGCTTACGTTTTATTAAATAAGCCTAAAGGCTTTGCTACAACAACTAGTGAAGGTAAAGGTAGAACGGTAATGGATTTGGTTGCGAATTCAACAAGTTCACGTATTAAGCCTATTGGGCGTTTAGGTAGAAACTCTAAGGGGTTAATATTATTTACAAACGATGATGCTATAGCGGCTAAGTTTACCAACTCTAAACATGGTGTGCCACGTTTATTTCATATTGAATTGGATAAGAATTTAAAATTAGAAGATCTTAAAAAGATACAGGCTGGTTTCAAAATTGACGGAAAACTTATTGAAGTAGAAGAAATTAGCTATATCGATAATGCGTCTAAAAAAGAAATTGGACTTAAAATTAAAAATACAGGAAACACTATTATCCGTAGTATTTTCGATTACATAAAATACGAGATTGTTACTTTAGATTGTGTGGCTATTGGGCACTTAACTAAAAAAGATATTCCTCGTGGAAGCTGGAAACATTTAACTGAGCAAGAGTTAAATACTTTAAAAATGTTGTAA
- a CDS encoding M64 family metallopeptidase, whose product MKNALFLFFVLVNFYFTGAQVFTTETIKNSGDNTKRLNLVILSEGYQVSEFAKFKTDAVNYTNNMFNESPFKEYSNYFNVHIIYVPSNESGADHPGESFDPEETPDALLSPITSADTYFNATYDSYGAHRRLFYEADGNYANQTEVKINSVLADNFPTYDQTLILVNSDEYGASGGEFPMSYTGYWGPKTVLHELGHSMFNLKDEYYPGELFTEEAINMTRESDETLVKWKNWVGLNNVGVYQYTCDTGNCAEWYKPHQNCIMENITKSFCPVCTEGIIEKIHDLLPPVNSFTPSNENPISDATFPLEFELNLIEPIPNTLESEWTLNNTPFATNQDLVNIQEEDLTIGTNTLIAVIVDNTELLKVDNHETTHVSTVTWTIEHSTLGIKSIESINTTFAVSMYPNPVLDVVNLKFESDNTENVTVEIISIDGRKIKSETLTNSTVNSINLSALPSGIYLTNFYANKVLLATKKLIRK is encoded by the coding sequence ATGAAAAACGCCTTATTTTTATTTTTTGTATTAGTAAACTTTTACTTTACAGGGGCTCAAGTTTTTACTACGGAGACTATTAAAAATTCGGGTGACAACACTAAGCGCCTCAATTTAGTAATTTTAAGCGAAGGCTACCAAGTTAGTGAGTTTGCCAAATTTAAAACCGATGCTGTTAATTATACAAACAACATGTTTAACGAATCGCCTTTTAAAGAATACTCCAATTACTTTAACGTTCATATCATTTACGTGCCATCAAACGAAAGTGGTGCCGATCATCCTGGAGAAAGTTTTGATCCGGAAGAAACTCCAGATGCATTATTGTCACCAATAACTAGTGCAGATACGTATTTTAACGCAACTTACGATTCTTACGGCGCACACAGAAGGCTTTTTTACGAAGCAGACGGTAATTACGCCAACCAAACTGAAGTAAAAATCAACAGCGTTTTAGCCGACAACTTCCCTACCTATGACCAAACTTTAATATTAGTAAATTCAGATGAATACGGAGCTAGTGGAGGTGAATTCCCAATGAGCTATACCGGATATTGGGGTCCAAAAACTGTACTTCACGAGCTTGGTCACTCTATGTTTAACCTGAAAGATGAATATTATCCAGGTGAATTATTTACAGAAGAAGCCATAAACATGACTAGAGAAAGTGACGAAACTCTTGTAAAATGGAAAAATTGGGTAGGTCTAAATAATGTTGGTGTCTATCAATACACCTGCGATACTGGTAATTGTGCCGAATGGTATAAACCACACCAAAATTGCATTATGGAAAACATAACCAAATCGTTTTGCCCGGTGTGCACAGAAGGCATTATTGAGAAAATTCATGATTTATTACCACCCGTTAACTCTTTTACACCAAGCAACGAGAACCCTATTAGTGATGCTACTTTTCCGCTAGAATTTGAGTTGAACTTAATTGAACCGATACCGAATACTTTAGAAAGTGAATGGACTTTAAATAATACCCCTTTCGCAACTAATCAAGATTTGGTTAACATACAAGAAGAAGATTTAACCATAGGTACAAATACATTAATTGCGGTAATTGTAGATAATACCGAACTTTTAAAAGTAGACAATCATGAAACAACGCACGTAAGCACCGTAACCTGGACGATAGAACATTCTACACTAGGCATTAAATCTATTGAAAGTATTAACACCACCTTTGCCGTATCGATGTATCCTAACCCAGTTTTAGATGTTGTTAATTTGAAATTTGAAAGTGATAACACCGAAAATGTAACCGTAGAGATTATATCGATAGATGGTCGAAAAATTAAATCGGAAACGCTTACCAATTCTACAGTAAACTCTATTAATTTAAGCGCTTTGCCTTCAGGGATTTATTTAACTAATTTTTATGCGAACAAGGTACTTTTAGCGACTAAAAAACTAATAAGAAAGTAA
- a CDS encoding DUF1697 domain-containing protein: MGTYIALLRGINVGGKNKILMAELRDLLLNIGLKDVQTYIQSGNIIFNSEEGNASELEFQITEAIKERFQLDVPVLVKTRNALSTIFDACPFSEEKKQKSYFSLLYTAPEVDFVNEVSSTKFENEDIEISPNCVYFYSSIGYGKTKYNNNFFERKLKVTATARNYKTIVKLLELSENAS; encoded by the coding sequence ATGGGAACTTATATTGCATTGCTGAGAGGTATTAATGTTGGGGGAAAGAATAAAATTTTAATGGCTGAGCTTCGCGATTTGTTATTAAATATTGGTTTAAAAGACGTACAAACCTATATACAGAGTGGCAATATTATTTTTAATTCTGAAGAAGGAAACGCTTCGGAATTAGAATTTCAAATTACGGAAGCTATAAAAGAACGTTTCCAGTTAGATGTTCCTGTGCTTGTAAAAACTAGAAATGCGTTGAGCACTATTTTTGATGCCTGTCCCTTTTCCGAAGAAAAAAAACAAAAAAGTTATTTTTCATTGTTATATACAGCACCAGAAGTTGATTTTGTAAATGAAGTTTCGAGTACAAAGTTTGAGAATGAGGACATTGAAATTTCACCAAATTGTGTTTATTTTTATTCATCTATTGGCTACGGAAAAACAAAATATAATAATAACTTCTTTGAGCGTAAATTAAAAGTTACTGCCACAGCTAGAAATTATAAAACGATCGTGAAGCTTTTAGAGCTGTCTGAAAATGCTAGCTAA
- the speB gene encoding agmatinase, translating to MSNNTYAGIAEEFAKKETAKIVLIPVPYDGTSTWQKGADKGPKAFLNASENMELYDIETGTEVYRQGVYLADAVTENESPEAMVEAVHKATKKYIKRNKFVTIFGGEHSISIGTIRAFNEMYPSLTVLHIDAHADLRKEYDGSTCNHACAVYEASQTTNLIQVGIRSMDVMEKTVMDEEKTYFAHDMAVDDTWMDSAIDQMTDNVFITFDLDAFDPSIMPSTGTPEPGGLLWYETLDFLKQVFKEKNVVGFDIVELCPNKKEKSSDFLAAKLYYKMLSYKFMDESVNDDYDNAYDNTKQKTNASKFSDNDEY from the coding sequence ATGAGCAATAATACCTACGCTGGAATTGCAGAAGAGTTTGCAAAAAAGGAAACTGCAAAGATTGTTTTAATTCCTGTGCCTTATGATGGTACAAGTACATGGCAAAAAGGTGCCGATAAAGGGCCTAAGGCGTTTTTAAATGCTTCGGAAAACATGGAGCTTTACGATATTGAAACCGGGACGGAAGTATACCGCCAAGGTGTGTATTTAGCCGATGCTGTAACCGAGAATGAATCGCCAGAAGCTATGGTAGAAGCTGTACATAAAGCGACTAAAAAATATATTAAGAGAAATAAGTTTGTAACCATTTTTGGTGGAGAACATTCTATTTCTATAGGTACTATTCGTGCTTTTAACGAAATGTACCCAAGCTTAACGGTTTTGCATATTGATGCGCATGCAGATTTACGTAAGGAGTACGATGGTTCTACGTGTAACCATGCTTGTGCTGTTTACGAGGCAAGCCAAACAACCAATTTAATTCAAGTAGGGATTCGTTCTATGGACGTTATGGAGAAAACCGTAATGGATGAAGAGAAGACTTATTTTGCACACGATATGGCGGTGGATGACACTTGGATGGATTCGGCAATCGATCAAATGACGGATAATGTATTTATCACATTCGATTTGGATGCCTTCGATCCTTCAATTATGCCAAGCACAGGCACACCAGAACCGGGTGGGTTATTATGGTACGAAACCTTAGACTTTTTAAAACAAGTTTTTAAAGAGAAAAATGTGGTAGGTTTCGATATTGTGGAACTTTGCCCAAATAAAAAAGAAAAATCATCCGATTTTTTAGCAGCAAAATTATATTACAAAATGCTAAGCTATAAATTTATGGATGAGTCGGTAAACGACGATTACGATAACGCATACGATAATACAAAACAAAAAACTAACGCTTCTAAATTCAGTGACAACGATGAGTACTAA
- a CDS encoding arginine decarboxylase, translating into MNTKYIDLINQTYDFPQEEFTLENKTLQFHGVDLMELVETYGAPLKFTYLPQISNNINRAKKWFADAIEKNDYKGKYNYCYCTKSSHFKHVLNEALKNDIHIETSSAFDIDIVENLKKEGKITDDTFVISNGFKRAQYVTNIARLINNGHRNAIPIIDNYEEIELLSNEIEGNFNVGIRIASEEEPKFEFYTSRLGIGYKNIVPFYKSQIQNNEKVNLKMLHFFINTGIRDNAYYWNELTKCLRVYTNLKKICPSLDSLNIGGGFPIKNSLVFDYDYAYMVEEIVNQIKIVCEEEGVDVPNIFTEFGSFTVGESGGAVYEVLYQKQQNDREKWNMINSSFITTLPDTWAINKRFVMLPLNRWNDSYERVLLGGLTCDSDDYYNSEQHMNAIYLPKYDKDKPLYIGFFNTGAYQETIGGFGGLQHCLIPSPKHILIDRDEDGNITKKIFSEQQKSEDLLKILGYEQ; encoded by the coding sequence TTGAATACAAAATATATTGATTTAATCAATCAAACTTATGATTTCCCACAAGAGGAATTTACATTAGAAAACAAAACATTACAATTTCACGGGGTAGACTTAATGGAGTTGGTAGAGACTTACGGTGCACCGTTAAAATTTACATATTTACCTCAAATTTCTAACAATATTAATCGTGCAAAAAAATGGTTTGCCGATGCTATTGAAAAGAACGATTACAAGGGGAAATACAATTACTGCTATTGTACAAAAAGCTCGCATTTTAAACATGTTTTAAACGAGGCTTTAAAGAATGATATACATATTGAAACCTCATCGGCGTTTGATATTGATATTGTTGAAAACCTTAAAAAAGAAGGTAAAATTACAGATGATACGTTTGTAATTAGCAACGGTTTTAAGCGTGCACAATATGTAACTAATATTGCTCGATTAATTAATAACGGACATAGAAATGCTATTCCTATTATTGATAACTACGAGGAAATTGAATTGCTTTCTAACGAGATTGAAGGCAACTTTAATGTTGGTATTAGAATTGCTTCGGAAGAAGAACCAAAATTTGAATTTTATACCTCACGTTTAGGTATTGGCTATAAAAACATTGTGCCATTTTATAAATCTCAAATTCAGAATAACGAGAAAGTGAATTTAAAAATGCTTCACTTTTTTATTAATACTGGTATTCGTGATAACGCATATTACTGGAACGAGCTTACAAAATGTTTGCGTGTTTACACAAACTTGAAAAAGATTTGTCCGAGTTTAGACAGTTTAAATATTGGTGGAGGTTTTCCTATTAAAAACTCTTTAGTTTTTGATTATGACTACGCCTATATGGTTGAAGAAATTGTAAATCAAATTAAAATTGTTTGCGAAGAGGAAGGTGTAGATGTACCAAATATTTTTACTGAATTCGGTAGTTTTACTGTAGGTGAAAGTGGTGGTGCAGTTTACGAAGTTTTGTACCAAAAACAACAAAACGATCGTGAAAAATGGAACATGATCAACTCATCTTTCATTACAACATTACCAGATACTTGGGCTATTAATAAGCGTTTTGTGATGTTGCCTTTAAACCGCTGGAACGATAGTTACGAGCGTGTTTTACTTGGCGGCTTAACTTGCGATAGTGATGATTATTACAACAGTGAGCAACACATGAATGCCATTTATTTACCAAAATACGATAAAGATAAACCTTTATATATTGGCTTTTTTAATACAGGTGCTTACCAAGAAACTATTGGTGGTTTTGGAGGTTTACAACACTGTTTAATTCCGTCGCCAAAGCATATTTTAATAGATAGAGATGAAGATGGAAACATCACAAAAAAAATATTTAGTGAACAACAAAAAAGTGAAGACTTACTTAAAATTTTAGGTTATGAGCAATAA
- a CDS encoding deoxyhypusine synthase family protein produces MSTKGPISQFIEKHYLHFNAAALVDAAKGYEAQLNSGAKMLVSLAGAMSTAELGKSFAEMIRQDKVQIISCTGANLEEDIMNLVAHSHYKRVPNYRDLTPEDEWALLEKGLNRVTDTCIPEEEAFRRLQEHIVKIWKDAEANGERFLPHEYMYKMLLSGVLEEYYEIDLKDSWMYAAAEKNLPIVCPGWEDSTMGNIFASYVLKGELKASTVKSGIEYMTFLADWYTDNSSKGIGFFQIGGGIAGDFPICVVPMLYQDMERTDTPFWSYFCQISDSTTSYGSYSGAVPNEKITWGKLDINTPKFIIESDATIVAPLIFAYLLGQ; encoded by the coding sequence ATGAGTACTAAAGGACCAATTTCGCAATTTATAGAAAAACATTATTTACACTTTAACGCTGCTGCTTTGGTAGACGCTGCAAAAGGGTACGAGGCACAGTTAAATTCTGGGGCTAAAATGTTAGTGTCTTTGGCGGGTGCTATGAGTACTGCTGAGTTAGGCAAGAGTTTTGCTGAAATGATTCGTCAAGATAAGGTGCAAATTATTTCCTGTACTGGAGCAAATTTAGAGGAGGATATTATGAATTTGGTAGCGCATTCTCATTATAAGCGTGTGCCTAACTATCGTGATTTAACTCCTGAAGATGAGTGGGCTTTATTAGAAAAAGGCTTAAACCGTGTAACTGATACTTGTATTCCTGAAGAAGAGGCTTTTAGAAGGTTACAAGAACATATTGTAAAAATTTGGAAAGATGCTGAAGCTAATGGCGAGCGTTTTTTACCTCATGAGTATATGTACAAAATGTTACTTTCTGGAGTTTTAGAAGAGTATTACGAAATTGATTTAAAAGATTCTTGGATGTACGCTGCAGCGGAAAAAAACTTGCCTATTGTTTGCCCAGGTTGGGAAGATAGTACTATGGGTAATATTTTTGCGAGCTACGTTTTAAAAGGAGAATTAAAAGCAAGTACTGTAAAATCGGGTATTGAATACATGACGTTTTTAGCAGATTGGTATACTGATAATTCATCTAAAGGTATTGGGTTTTTTCAAATAGGCGGTGGTATTGCTGGCGATTTCCCAATATGTGTGGTGCCAATGTTGTATCAAGATATGGAACGTACAGATACACCATTCTGGAGTTATTTTTGTCAAATTAGCGACTCTACAACCAGTTATGGTTCGTATTCGGGAGCTGTACCAAACGAGAAAATTACTTGGGGTAAATTAGATATTAATACACCTAAATTTATCATCGAAAGTGATGCTACTATTGTTGCTCCATTAATTTTCGCATACCTTTTAGGTCAATAA
- a CDS encoding geranylgeranylglycerol-phosphate geranylgeranyltransferase, producing MLSRKQKHILLKFFSMFSVVRGYNILIVVIAQYLTAIFILGHDLPVKDVVLDLNLLMLVLASAATIAGGYIINNFYDSEKDLINRPIKSKLDKLISQNTKLSFYFVLNFLAAVMASYVSFKGVIFFSIYIFGIWFYSHKLKKMPFIGNLTSAILTITPFFAIFMYYKNFEHVVFVHAIFLFLMMSMRELTKDLENIKGDLAQNYKTIPIVYGERASKIMLTILAILTWLPISLLLSRYDIGYMYLYFYLCIPLLLAFLLILWMSKTKTHYLILHNILKFIIVVGAFSIVLIKVSVVLNRI from the coding sequence ATGCTGTCCAGAAAACAAAAGCACATTTTACTTAAGTTTTTTAGCATGTTCTCTGTGGTACGAGGTTACAATATTCTTATTGTAGTTATCGCGCAATACTTAACGGCTATTTTTATTTTAGGGCACGATTTACCTGTAAAAGATGTTGTTTTAGATTTAAATCTACTCATGCTTGTTTTAGCTTCTGCTGCAACTATTGCTGGCGGATATATTATTAATAATTTCTACGACTCTGAGAAAGACTTAATTAACAGGCCTATAAAATCGAAGTTAGATAAGTTAATAAGTCAAAATACCAAGCTGTCTTTCTATTTTGTTCTTAATTTCTTGGCTGCAGTAATGGCAAGTTATGTGTCGTTTAAAGGCGTAATTTTCTTTTCTATTTATATTTTCGGAATTTGGTTCTATTCGCATAAGCTTAAAAAAATGCCATTTATTGGTAATTTAACTTCGGCTATACTAACCATTACGCCGTTTTTTGCCATTTTTATGTATTACAAAAACTTCGAACATGTAGTTTTTGTACACGCCATTTTCTTGTTTTTAATGATGTCTATGCGCGAGCTCACTAAAGATTTAGAAAATATAAAAGGAGATTTGGCTCAAAATTATAAAACCATACCTATAGTTTATGGTGAAAGAGCATCTAAAATAATGTTGACTATTTTGGCGATTTTAACTTGGTTGCCTATAAGTTTATTACTTTCTCGTTACGATATTGGTTATATGTATTTATATTTCTATTTATGCATTCCGTTGTTATTGGCTTTTTTGTTGATTTTATGGATGTCTAAAACAAAAACACATTATTTAATACTTCATAATATTTTAAAATTTATAATTGTTGTTGGTGCTTTTAGTATTGTACTTATAAAGGTTAGTGTGGTTTTAAATAGAATTTAA
- the mvaD gene encoding diphosphomevalonate decarboxylase translates to MTETDFIPKPYSKHIESGEFTWSSPSNIALVKYWGKKQDQIPENPSISFTLDYCKTTTKLSFSEKENKDTFSFDVFLDNEKKDDFKPKIETFFKRVERYLPFLKNYHFKIETSNSFPHSSGIASSASGMSALALCLMSIEKVLVNDDLKINFIQKASFLARLGSGSACRSLEGDLVVWGEHEDVAGSSDLFGVKYPFEVHENFKNYQDTILLVDKGEKQVSSTVGHNLMHGHPFAQQRFEQANTNLKDIKSILKSGDLDAFIGLVESEALTLHAMMMTSMPYFILMKPNTLQIINKIWAFRESTGSKVCFTLDAGANVHVLYPENEAESALKFIKSELVTFCQKGEYIVDKIGFGAKLL, encoded by the coding sequence ATGACTGAAACCGATTTTATCCCAAAACCATATTCGAAGCATATTGAAAGCGGAGAATTTACATGGAGTTCGCCAAGCAATATTGCTTTAGTGAAATATTGGGGGAAAAAGCAAGATCAAATACCCGAAAATCCATCTATAAGTTTTACGCTAGATTATTGTAAAACCACTACGAAATTGAGTTTTTCTGAAAAAGAAAATAAAGACACTTTTTCGTTTGATGTGTTTTTGGATAATGAGAAAAAAGATGATTTTAAACCTAAAATAGAAACCTTTTTTAAGCGAGTGGAACGTTATTTGCCATTTTTAAAGAACTATCATTTTAAAATAGAAACGTCAAATTCATTTCCTCATAGTTCTGGTATTGCATCATCGGCGTCTGGCATGAGTGCTTTGGCTTTGTGCTTGATGAGTATTGAAAAGGTATTGGTTAATGATGATTTAAAAATAAATTTCATTCAAAAAGCATCTTTTTTAGCGCGTTTAGGTTCTGGTAGTGCTTGCAGAAGTTTAGAAGGCGATTTGGTAGTTTGGGGTGAGCATGAAGATGTAGCCGGAAGTTCCGATTTGTTTGGAGTAAAATATCCGTTTGAAGTTCATGAGAATTTCAAAAATTATCAGGATACTATTTTATTGGTGGATAAAGGAGAAAAGCAGGTGAGTAGTACGGTTGGGCATAATTTAATGCATGGCCATCCATTTGCACAACAACGTTTTGAGCAGGCTAATACAAACCTTAAAGACATAAAAAGTATTTTAAAATCGGGAGATTTAGATGCTTTTATTGGTTTGGTTGAAAGTGAAGCTTTAACACTGCATGCTATGATGATGACGAGTATGCCTTATTTTATTTTAATGAAACCGAACACGTTGCAGATTATAAATAAAATTTGGGCATTTAGAGAATCTACAGGTTCTAAAGTGTGTTTTACTTTGGATGCTGGTGCGAATGTGCATGTTTTGTACCCTGAAAATGAGGCAGAATCTGCGCTTAAATTCATTAAAAGTGAGTTAGTTACCTTTTGTCAAAAAGGTGAGTATATTGTCGATAAAATTGGATTTGGAGCAAAACTGTTGTAA
- a CDS encoding mevalonate kinase, with amino-acid sequence MKGPLFYSKILLFGEYGIIKDSKGLSIPYSFYNGALKTDKNPSETAIASNASLQRYVGYLENINPELVVFDVASLKKHVKAGMYFDSSIPQGYGVGSSGALVAAIYDKYAQDKITVLENLTREKLLKLKTIFSEMESFFHGKSSGLDPLNSYLSIPILINSKDNIEATGIPAQQNDGKGAVFLLDSGIIGETAPMVSLFMESMKQEGFRSMLKNQFIKHTDACVDDFLKGDVKSLFKNTKSLSKVVLSHFKPMIPQQFHELWKKGIDTNEYYLKLCGSGGGGYILGFTEDLSKAEKALSGYKLEVVYNF; translated from the coding sequence ATGAAAGGACCTTTATTTTACTCAAAAATATTACTCTTCGGAGAGTACGGAATCATCAAGGATTCTAAAGGTTTATCAATACCTTACAGTTTTTATAATGGTGCTTTGAAAACAGATAAAAACCCATCGGAAACAGCAATAGCTTCTAACGCAAGTTTACAGCGCTATGTTGGGTATTTAGAGAATATTAATCCGGAATTGGTTGTTTTTGATGTGGCTTCATTAAAAAAACACGTAAAGGCTGGTATGTATTTCGACTCGTCTATTCCGCAAGGTTATGGTGTTGGTAGTAGTGGTGCTTTGGTTGCAGCTATTTACGATAAGTACGCACAAGATAAAATTACAGTTTTAGAGAATTTAACACGTGAAAAACTATTAAAGTTAAAAACAATCTTTTCTGAAATGGAATCTTTTTTCCACGGAAAATCTTCGGGTTTAGATCCTTTAAATAGTTATTTAAGTATTCCAATTCTTATCAATTCAAAAGATAATATCGAGGCTACAGGTATTCCTGCTCAGCAAAACGATGGTAAAGGCGCTGTGTTTTTATTAGATAGTGGTATTATTGGTGAAACTGCACCAATGGTAAGTTTATTTATGGAAAGCATGAAGCAAGAAGGGTTTCGTAGTATGTTGAAAAATCAATTTATAAAACATACCGATGCTTGCGTAGACGATTTTCTAAAAGGAGATGTTAAGTCTTTATTTAAAAACACCAAGAGTTTATCTAAGGTGGTTTTAAGTCACTTTAAACCAATGATTCCGCAACAGTTTCACGAGCTTTGGAAAAAAGGTATCGATACTAACGAATACTATTTAAAACTTTGCGGCTCTGGTGGAGGTGGCTATATTTTAGGTTTTACAGAAGATTTGAGTAAAGCAGAAAAAGCACTTTCGGGTTATAAATTAGAAGTGGTTTACAATTTCTAG